The Dehalococcoidia bacterium DNA segment GAGTGCTGCCACAACCGGCTGAAGCAGTTCCGCGCCCTGGCCACCCGCTACGACAAGCGAGGCTGGAACTACCGCGCCATGGTGGTGATTGCCGCATTACTGCTGTGGCTCCCCAAGTGATTCACCAGACACGCCCTAGACAGGGAAGTGATCAGTGAGCCTCTTCGTCGTCAAGCATCAGCATCCGGCCGGCAGCTGTCCCGCCCAAAACCGCGAGATGGCCCCGATGCTGGCCCGTCAGCTCTCACCGGCCAATGCCCAGCAGCACGGTCTGCTGATCCAGGCAGAGGCTGTCGTCAACAACGCGCACACACTGTACCTGATCGTCGACGCGGCCGATCAGGAGAGCGTCACCCGGTTCATGCAGCCCTTCGCTCAGGCAGGCTCGGTCGAGGTGCTGGCCGCATCGTCCTGTGAGGCGGTGATCGCCCGGGGCGGCTGCGCACTGGTGTGATCACACGGCAAGCCCCGCTCTCCCAGCCGTGGGATCGCAGCGGCTGCCTCGCGTGGAGTGTTGCAGCTGCGCCGAACCCTCCCGCGCACTGCCGGCGGCGCCCGCGGCAACATCGTGCGTTGTCTGCGCGCAAGCCCCGCAATCTGCGATGACTGACCCTCCCGTACCCCTTTCGTGGACGCCCTCGTGCCGTACTGCAAGCATGAGGCGAACGTTTCGGAAGGAGCGCGATCGTGGCAAAACAGTCAGGCAGGATCGAATCGCGTACGCTGCGCCCCGTCTCGCGCCGCACGATGATCAAAGGCGCGGCGGCGTTGGCGGCCGGCGTGCCGCTGGCGATGAAGGCCGGCTGGGGGCCATACGGCTCGAAGGAGAGCTTCCTCGCCCGAGCGCAGGCGGCGCCGATCCAGTTCCAGCTCGTGCCCAGCGGCATCAAGGATCTCTTTTCCCAACGCCACGGCCACGGTCTCGATCACGCCCGGCGACCTGGCCGACGATGTGCAGGTCGTGGCGCAGAACATGCCGCCGAACACCACCTTCACCTGCTACTTCATCCAGAGTCCGACCAAGCCGTTCGGCGCCTGCCAGTACTGTATGGATCTGAAGACCGACGCCTACGGCTACGGCACGACCTTTTTCCACGGCATCACGACGCAGGCCTACGCGATGAACGCCGAGAACGCAGGGGAGTCGCAGAACGAGGACGGCCCGGCCTCCGGCACGCAGCTCGAACACTTCGGCATGTGGTTCTCCAGCCTGCAAGACGCGCAGACGGTGCTGAACAATCCCAGCCTCACCGGCACGCCCTTCGACGGCGGCACCCCTCCCGCGCACGCCGGCCCGCAGGCGATGAACGACGGTTCACCCGACCCCAAGTTCTAAACGAGCGGCGATCAGGCGCTCCGCGGCCAGTCCGCACGCGAGGCCGCAGCCCGCCCGGCCTCGCGTGCGGCCCGCGCCCCGGCAAGCGTGTCGACTTCCAGGAAGGTCTGCCGCCGGTGCTCCCAGCAGTGGAGGTGATACGCGTTGCGGGGCGTCTGTTCGCCGGCGGTGCACCAGAGCAGGCCGGGTCCACTCACCGGGGTAATCAGGGTGGCGCATGTGACGCCACGCTCCGCCATACCCTCGTCGGCTCCTCTTTTGTGCGTTGGTGACTCCGCTCTCTACTCCAGGGGAAGGTGCGCTGCTCAGCACGTCTTGATGCGCCACTCACGACCGCCTGGCGCTTCACGCGCTGGTCGCCCGTGTTCAGGAGTAGGGGTATAGGCTGCGGGCGGTGAGCAAGATATGTGCGCCTCCTGGGCTGCCATCGCGGCCGCCGCGAGCGAACGATCGTGGTCATGGCGTTGTGGCGAGCTCTGCTCTGCCAGCAAGGCTCGCAGGCGTTATGAGGCGCGGGTTCGAGCCTGAACGCTCGGGGTTGCCGTGGCGGCCGACGCCGTGGTCTTCGTGCTCGCGGTCGACGCCGTATCGCTGCTGGCCTGAGCGGTGCTCGCTGGCTGCGTGGCCGTGCTGGCGGCGTGGGCCGTCGTCTGCATAGACTGCGCGGCGATCAGGCCGAACAGGCTGCTCGACACGAGCACGCTGCCGACCGCGCTGGTCTGGAGCCAACGGCGGATGCGCTTGGGGCTGCGGGCGCTGTTCGTGGTAGCCATGATGAGAACTCCTTGAATTCGTTGGATGCCTTGCCGGGTGTCGTGTCGTGTTCCTGTCTTTACACTAGGAGCCGGCGATTGAGCGTTGATTGGCGATAGCTACGTACGCTCCCATCTCGTGCACATCTGTTTCCCATCCTTCCTGCCTGCCGCAGGGCACGCCGGAGCCGCGATGCACGAACTGAACCTGCGGGCGATGAACACCGATATCCGCCTGCTGGCGGCAGACAGCGGCGACCGCACGCAGGCGCGGCTCACGCGGGCGGCCGAGAGGTTTGCGGTCCATGAACGCGCGCTTAGTCGCTTCGACCCGGCGAGCGATCTCTCTGCCCTCAACCGCGCCGGGCCGGGCTGGACGTGGGTGCCGGAGCTACTGTTTCACGCACTGACCGCAGCCGATGCCCTGTTTCGCCAAACCGGCGGCCTGTACAACCCGGGCATCCTGTCCGCGCTGGAGGCCGAGGGCTACGATCGCTCGTTCGAGCAACTCGCACCGCCACTCGATGACCATGTGCGGCGGCCGGCGGTGCCTCCCGCACCGCCGATCGCCGTGCTCTTTGCCAAGTCGTATGCGCTTGACCCCGAGCGTCAGGCGGTGCGGTTGGCGCCCGGCGTGCGGCTGGATCTGGGCGGCATCGGCAAGGGGCTGGCCGTGGATGCCGCGGCGGCTGAACTCGGCGATCAGCGCGGCTTCCTCGTCGATGCGGGTGGCGATATCCGCGTAGGCGGCACGAGCCCGGACGGCGGCGACTGGGGCATCGCCGTGCAAGATCCGACCGACCTGGACCGCGATCTCGCCGTGTTGGCGGTGCGCGACGGCGCCGTGGCAACCTCATCCGTGGGGCGCCGGCGCTGGCTGCGGCAGGGTGAGGTGGTCCATCACCTGATCGACCCGCGCACCGGCCGCAGTGCGGTAAGCGACCTGCTCGCCGCAACGGTGCTCGCGCCGGCCTGCGCGACGGCGGAGGTCTTTGCCAAGGCCGTGGTGATCGCCGGGGCCGAGGCGGGGTTCGCCCTGCTTGAGCGGCACAACCTGGCTGGGCTGGTCGTGGACCGCGAGCGACGCCTGCGCGTCAATCCGGCCATGCAGCCGTTCCTCGTCGACACCAGTGCCTGAGCAGCGCTGCCACGGGCAAGGCCGGTCCCGAGGAGAGAGCGGAGGTGCGGCGATGGAGCACGTCACCTGGTACACGATCCGGACGGCCGGCATCACGGCCTATCTGCTGCTCTTCCTCACGGTAGCGACGGGGCTGGTGCTCTCCGGTCCCGGCGGCGCCTGGTGGAAGGGGATCCCGATCCTGCCGCTGCACCGCTTCCTCACCTGGCTGATGGGCGCATTCCTCGCCGTCCACGTGCTGGTGCTGCTCGTCGATACCTACCTGCGCTTCAGCCTGCTCGCCGTGCTGGTGCCGTTCACCTCTGGCTTCGAACCGTTCTGGACGGGGATCGGTGTGCTCGCGTTGTACCTGCTGGCGTTGGTCGTGGCCAGCACGGCGATTCGGCGCGAGCTGCACAACCTGCTCTGGTACGGGCTGCACCTCCTGAGCTATCCGGCGTTCGTGTTCAGCACCGCCCACGGCATCAAGACCGGCGCGGACACCAGGCACGGCTGGATGCTGGCGCTATACCTCGCCTGCACCGCCATCGCCGCAGCGCTGCTGGCGCGACGCTTCACGCGCCTCGCGGCGGGCACGCCGGACCGCCTGCAGCGCTGGGGGCCGGGGGTGATCGCCGGCGGCGCCTTCACCGCGATGGTGCTGGTGCTGCTCAGCACCCGCGTGGGCTACCCCTGAGGCGCTCGGTGGGGCCACCCGTCCGCACGCTTGCGAGTGACCGCCGCTCGACCTGATTCAGCTACTGCGTTTCCACCGTGTGGCCCGAAGCAGAGAGTCGTTCACGGTCGCCTGGGGCGGGTTGTGCCCTCTCACGCCCGTTCGGCTGAGTGTGCCGTGCCTCACAAGCACAACGTCGCCGCGCCAACGCCGGCCACCATCCGGCGGGGCATGGGCTCCCGTACCTCCAGTGACATCAGGGACGAAGCACCGACGCGGTGGACGCATCCGCCACGCCTTGCGCCGGGTGTACGACAGGAGCGATGAGAGGAGCCACGACGATGGCCACGACGAACACCGCCCGCAGCCCCAAGCGCATCCGCCGCTGGCTCCAGACCAGCGCGGTCGGCAGCGTGCTCGTGTCGAGCAGCCTGTTCGGCCTGATCGCCGCGCAGTCGTCCGGCGCCGCGGCTCAGGCCGAGAGCGCTCCCGTGGTCCCGGCGTTCACCTGGCACTCGCCGGCGCAAGGCGCCGAAGTGGCCACGCGGAGCACGGCTCCGGCGGTGGTGACACCCCCAGCCGTGATGACACGCAAAGCAGTTCCGAGCGTCGCGGCCACTCCCACCGTGCACGCCCGCACGCGTGCCTCGTAACGCCTGCTCGCCTGCACGCCCGCCGGTGGCGCCAAAGCCGGCCGCCGGCACCGCGCATCCGAGCCATGATCTCGGCTTCCCCTGGTATCGAGGGCCAGAGGAATCTACCGGGGCCCGGCGGTGCGCCTACGCCCCCTCGTCCATCGCCATCGTCAGGCCGCGCACGTAGCTCGGCGCGAACAGCAGGCAGATCAGCACGATCGGCAGGGCGGCGATGCCAATTGCCCCCGTCGCCTGGGTGAACTCGCCCAGGTCGAGCGAGATCACCGCCAGTCCTACCGTCACCGTCTGCTGGTCGTGGTGAATCAGGAATGTGCCGGCGTAGAGCAGGTCCGAGGCCATCATGCCGACGCAAAAGACGCCCGCGGCGATGATGACCGGCCAGCTCATGCGCAGCGTCAGGCGCAGAAAGGCCTGCACACGCGTGCCGTCCAGCAGCGCCGCCTCTTCGGTGTCCGGCGAGAGCGCGGTGAAGTGCGTGTAGAACAGCCAGGTGCAGAAGGGCACGGTCAGCGTCTCGTAGAGCAGGATCACGGCCAGGAAGGTGTCGGAGATGCCCAGCCAGATGAAGAGCTGGTAGACCGGCACCAGCACGGCGATCTGCGGCACGAAGTAGCTGGCGAGCAGCAGGCGCGCCGTCCAGCGGGCGCCGGGCGGCCGCAGCCGTGCCAGCGCGTAGCCGGCGAGCAGGCTGGCGACGAGCGCCACGACCAGCGCCACGCCGAAGATCACGGCCGTGTTCTGCATCCAGGTCCAGAAGGCTTGATCACGCAGCGGCTCAGTGAGGCCAGTCAAGCTCGGATGCAGCGCCCAGAAGGGATTGCCGTCCGTGTTCTCCGTCAGCGGTCGGATCGACGAGATCAGCGTCCAGTAGATCGGCAGGATGTGAAAGACGGCGAGGACAAGGGCGGCGACGCTGCCGAGCGCCAGCAGCACACCGCGTCGCAGGCGATAGTGCGCAACGCGACGGCCTTGCCGCGGCGCAGGAGCGGCGGGCGCAGCTCGCGTCGCCGCGGGGGCTGGCTGCGCCGGCAACGATGCCGTTTGCAATGATTGCAGATGCAGCGGCGCGACGCTGCGCTCCGGCACGTGCGGCCGCGGCTCGCGTTCGAAGAAGCGAAAGCCGATGAACAGCAGTGCCGCCACGAAGGGGAACTGCAGGACGTTGATCGCCGCGCCCAGCCCCGTCTGCCCGTGCTCGATGCCGGTGCGGTACGCCAGCGTGCCCAGCAGCGGTTGGAAGATCAGCCCGCCCGTCTGAACGTAGACGATCGTGTAGTCCATGAAGGTGATCACGATCGAGGTGAGCACGGCGAGGACGAGATAGCGGCGCACCAGCGGCGCGATCACCAGCCGGAAACGCTGCCAGGCCGAGCCGGACTCCAGCCGCGCGTACTCCAGCAGCTCGCGCGGAATGCCGTTCAGGCCGGCCAGCAGGAAGACGGCCACGAACGAGGAGCAGCGCCAGACGTTGAAGGTAACGATCGTGGCGAAGTAGTAGGCGCTCGGCCCGAACAGCCCTTCCAGGGTGTCCTTCACCTGCACCGCCTGCAACGTGTAGAAGGTGTGGAAGGGCGGCTTCAGCAACATCATCCAGGCGAAGCCGGAGAACGCCGCCGGAAACACCCAGGGCACGAACACGACCAGGAAGACGAGCGAGCGGCCCCAGAAACGCCACCAGAGCAGCAGCGCCGTCGCCACGGCCAGCACCAGCTCGAGCGCGATCGTGATCGCGGTCAGCACGACGGTGTTGCGCACGGCCTCCCAGAAGGTGCGGTCGCTCAGCACCTCGCGGTAGTTGGCGAGGCCGTTGAAGGCGCCGGGGCCATAAAAGTCCTGGCTGCTGGTGAAACTCAACCAGACCGTGTAGAGCAGCGGATAAACGATCAGCCCGAAGACGAGGGCGCAGGCCGGCAGCAGCAGCAGATAGGCCGCCAGGTGGCGCCGCAGCCAGCCTGGCAGCGCCTCCTGCAGGCGATGCCAGGGGCGCCCCAGCCGCGGCGGCGCCTGCTCTCGCGTCGGCGTCGCGATCATCTCGCTCTCACGTCGGCTGTTGTTCGCCGTACACCGGCAGCGGGGACAACGGCGCCACCGCTGTCCCCGCTGTCAAATTGCCCTGCCGCGGAAACCACGGCTTACTTCGGAACCGCCGTCACGTTCGGGGCCGGGGTCAGGCTGGACTTGTAGTTCTTGGCGTAGATCGGCCCGATCTGGTCGCGTCCGAACTTGAGCGCGTCGTCTACTGTGCCGCCGCCGCGCATCTTGCCGATCATGTCCGGCAGGATGTACTGCGCCAGCACGTCCTCGGCCGCCGGAGTCTGCGGGCCGGGGTAGCCGTAGGTTTGCAGCAGCGCGCCCTGATAGTCCTGCATAACCACGAACTTCGGATCCTCGCTCAGCACCGGCATCGGCTTCACCAACTGATTGGCGAACATCGGCATGTTGTAGCCCGTAGAGGCGATAAAGTTCGCCTTCCAGTTGTTCATGTATGTCCAGAGGAAGGACGTGGCCGCCTCAACGTTCGCTTTGGGCGTGAAGTTCCAGATCGCGAAGACCTGCGGATCCGGCATCGAGAGTTGTGCTTTTGGTCCTTTCATCTCGGGCAGAATGGCGATGGCGTTGTACAGCTCGTCGTTCTTGCCCTGCAGGCTGCGCAACGCGCTGATCGCGTCATGGATGAAGAAACCCGTGCCGGATCCGAGGTACTGGTTGTCCGACACGTCGGCCCAGGCGTAGACCTCATCCGAGTTGGCCTCGGCCTGGAACTGCTTCGCCCAGGTGAGGAAGTCCTTCATCTCCTGGGTATCGAGCGCCAGTGTTTTGCCGTCCTCATGCACTTCACTGGCGCCGAACGACCACATCACCGCGCGCCAGTTGTGGTTCGCGTCGTTGCAGTGCGAAATCGCCAGACCGGCCGCATGGTTTTTCGGCTTGAGCACCTTGCCCGCCGCCAGGACATCGTCCCAGGTGACCGGCGTTTTCAGGCCATTGTCCTTGAGCAGGTCGGTGCGCACCAGCGGCGGGATGATCACGTTGAAGTGCGGCAGGCCCAGCCACTTGCCGTCGATGAACGACGTCGCCTTGCCGATCGGGATCACATCGCCGTAGGCCTTGATCATCGGGTCCATCAGCGGCGTCATATCCACCAGGCGGTTCTGGTAGCGGCGCGTCTGGATCTGGGCGGCGAAGGCGAAGAGGTCGTGCCCTCTGCCGGCGGCGGCCTCGGCCGCGAGCCGGCCCGGCAACTGCGCGATGTCGACGTGGTCCACGCGCACGTTAACGTTGTTGGCGCTGCCCCAGTCCTTCGCGTACTTGTCGAAGTACGTATCGAAGGCCGGCACGAAGTGGTTCCACATCAGGATCGAGAGCGAGGCGCCCTTCGAGACGCTGATCGAGGGCGTGCCGCCTGCGGGGGCGGCCCCGACGGGCGCCTTCGTGATCTTTGCATTGTTGCTGCTGCTGCACGCCGCCAGCAGCGGCGCCAACCCGATGCCGGCCAGGCCGGCGCCCAGCCCCTTCAGCAGCCGGCGCCGATCGAGCCTGCCCTCGAGCGCGGGCGCCGGCTCGGGCACGACTTCCGCACTCGGAGCGGCCTCGGCACGGATCTCCGCAGGACCATCTGCCATGATCTGCCTCCTCGCATCGTCACGCCGCCTTGGATCGCGGCTGGACGGCTGTGCCAAACGCCGGCAACCGGCCGCCTCGACCGGTCGCCGCTGAGCCTGTGCCGATCGGCAGACCAGCGCCGGAACGCCGCCGTGGCGGCGCGGTCTGGTCCTGCCGCCGTCCTACTTGATCGCGCCCTGGCTGATGCCCTCCACGAAGTGATCGAGGAAGAAATTGTAGAGAATCGCGACCGGAATGCCGGCCAGCAACGCCCCGGCCATCAGCTCCCCCCAGAAGTACTCGTCGCCGCGGATCAGGTCGCTGGTGACGCCGATCGTCACTGGCTTCTCCAGCGAGTTGGAGATGAAGGTCAGGGCGTAGATGTACTCCTGCATGCCCAGCGTGAAGGCGAAGATCGCCACGGTCAGCAGCCCGGGGATGCTGAGCGGCAGCACCACGCGCAGGATCGCCTGCAGGCGCGAGCAGCCGTCCACGCGCGCCGCCTCCTCGACTTCGACGGGGATCGTCTTGAAGAAGCCCATCAGCAGCCAGACGCAGAACGGCGTGGTGAAGGTGGGATAGACCACGACCAGCGCCCACTTGGTGTCGATCAGGTTCACGTAGCGCGAGAGGATGATTGTCAGCGGCAGAAAGAGCAAGGCGGGCGGCACGAGATAGGTGAGAAAGATGCCGATGCCGAAGTTGTCCGCGTTGGGAAAGTGCAGCCGTGCCAGCGCGTAGGCCGCGGGCACGGCCAGGATGAGCGTGATCACGACGGTGAAGAACGAGATCACGATCGTGTTCCCGGCCCAGGTCAAGAACTTGGTCTGCTGGAAGAGGTAGGTGTAGTGCGAGAAGGTCGGTGCGCGGTGGAACCAGAGCGGCGGCGTCTTCAGGTCGATGAGGTCGCCACCCTGCTTGAACGAGGTCACCGCCATCACCGCGATCGGGAAGAGTGCGATCACCAGGAAGAACGCAAGCCCCACCCAGGTGACGATCGACTCCCTGAGGGCGCGGGTCAACCAGGTCGTGCCCTGGCGAGCACGCGCCGGCGCTGAGGCGTCAAGAACTTCGCCGGCCATGATCAGATCTCCCGCCGGCGCAGAATGCGCAGCATGATCACGCAGGCGATCACGAAGACCGGCAGCATGAACAGCGAGATCGCCGCGCCCTGCGCCAGGTCGCCGCCCTGAATGCCGTTCTGATAGGCGAGCTCGGGCAGGATGTGCGTCGTGTTCTCCGGTCCACCCCTGGTGAGCAGGTAGACCACGCTCAGGTCGGTGAAGCTGAAGACGAGGTCGAAGAGCAGGCCGATGAACAGGATCGGCGCGATCATCGGCACGATGATGTAGTGGAAGCGGCGCAGGAAGCCGGCGCCGTCCAGCGCGGCCGACTCGAGGATCTCCGGCGGTACGGAGGTGAGGCCGGCGAGCAGGATGATGGCGGAGAAGGGAAAGCCGCGCCAGATGTTGGCCATCATGATCGCGATCATCGCCGGCACCGGCTCGCCCAGCCAGCTCGGGTGGTAGCCGATGCCGATCGCGCCGGTGATGCGGTTGAGCATGTTGAAGGTGGGGTCGAAGAGCAGCAGCCAGCCGAGCGTGGTCAGCGCCACGGGCACCGTCCAGGGCAGCACGAGCAGGGCGCGCAGCACCTTCTTACCGTGGAAGCGGCGCAGCAGCAGGAAGGCGAGCACTGTGCCGAGGATCGCTTTGCCGATCTCCGAGCCGAAGGTGAAGATGAACGAGTTGCGCAGCGCCAGGCGGAAGGTCTCGTTCGACCAGAGATCGGTGAAGTTCTTCAGGCCCACCCAGCTGCCGAAGGGCTGGCCGGTGGAGGCATCGGTCAGGCTGAACCAGATCGAGAGCAGCAGGGGATAGAGCAACAGCAGCCCGAGGTAGATCAGCGCCGGGGCCATCAGCAGGTAGCCGAAGGCGGCCTCGCCGCGCAGCAGGCGGCGCATCCACCCCGCCTCGCGCGGCGCCGGCACGGCAACCGCGGCGGCCTCCGCAGTCGTCGGAGTTCGCGTTAGAGACACGTTGGCAGCCTCCCATGATTGGCGGCGCCCGCCCGCGGCGCCTCGCACCCGCCTGGTGCAGTCAGGAGCCGCGCTGGAGCCGGTCGATGGCGGGAGGCGGGCACGTGGCGCACGCCTGACGGCCGCAGCGGCCGGCGCGGGTTCGTGCCACGCTGGGTACGGCGCCAGGGGCTGCCGTCGCGCGTCGGCTCGTTGCGAAAATCTGTCCTATACTGTGTCCTCTCGGGATTCGAGTCAAGTGCAGGCGGACATATTGTCGGTGCGGCCGCCGATCGGACGCCCGGCATGGCACCGCCCGTATACCAGTACACCGCCGGCCGCATGTCGCCCTGACGCTGCGCCCTCACCCCCGTCCCTTCTCCCAATCCTGGGCGAGGGGCGATCGTGCGGGGCACGACTCAGTCGCTGCCGGATTAACCGCAGGCTGGTCGGAACGCGCGACGCCGGATCGTCTCCTTCGCCCAGGATTGGGAGAAGGAGAGACGAGAGGATGAGGGCCGGCCATGCTGTTTCACGTGAAACATGAACGCTGGCCCGCCGGCTTCAGCGGCCGAGCGCCAGCACGCCCAGCCCGACGACGATCAGCACCAGCGCCAGCAGCGAGAGCAACAACGCCCCGGCGCCGCCGCGCCAGCCGCCTTCGCCCGGACCCTCCCTCAGCAGGGTGCGCAGAGCAACGATCGGCGAGGCCCGGCGCACGCTCAGCTCCACCGGCAGCCGCACCGTCTCCCAGC contains these protein-coding regions:
- a CDS encoding IS5/IS1182 family transposase, which translates into the protein ECCHNRLKQFRALATRYDKRGWNYRAMVVIAALLLWLPK
- a CDS encoding DUF3303 family protein, whose protein sequence is MSLFVVKHQHPAGSCPAQNREMAPMLARQLSPANAQQHGLLIQAEAVVNNAHTLYLIVDAADQESVTRFMQPFAQAGSVEVLAASSCEAVIARGGCALV
- a CDS encoding FAD:protein FMN transferase, with amino-acid sequence MHELNLRAMNTDIRLLAADSGDRTQARLTRAAERFAVHERALSRFDPASDLSALNRAGPGWTWVPELLFHALTAADALFRQTGGLYNPGILSALEAEGYDRSFEQLAPPLDDHVRRPAVPPAPPIAVLFAKSYALDPERQAVRLAPGVRLDLGGIGKGLAVDAAAAELGDQRGFLVDAGGDIRVGGTSPDGGDWGIAVQDPTDLDRDLAVLAVRDGAVATSSVGRRRWLRQGEVVHHLIDPRTGRSAVSDLLAATVLAPACATAEVFAKAVVIAGAEAGFALLERHNLAGLVVDRERRLRVNPAMQPFLVDTSA
- a CDS encoding ABC transporter permease subunit, which translates into the protein MIATPTREQAPPRLGRPWHRLQEALPGWLRRHLAAYLLLLPACALVFGLIVYPLLYTVWLSFTSSQDFYGPGAFNGLANYREVLSDRTFWEAVRNTVVLTAITIALELVLAVATALLLWWRFWGRSLVFLVVFVPWVFPAAFSGFAWMMLLKPPFHTFYTLQAVQVKDTLEGLFGPSAYYFATIVTFNVWRCSSFVAVFLLAGLNGIPRELLEYARLESGSAWQRFRLVIAPLVRRYLVLAVLTSIVITFMDYTIVYVQTGGLIFQPLLGTLAYRTGIEHGQTGLGAAINVLQFPFVAALLFIGFRFFEREPRPHVPERSVAPLHLQSLQTASLPAQPAPAATRAAPAAPAPRQGRRVAHYRLRRGVLLALGSVAALVLAVFHILPIYWTLISSIRPLTENTDGNPFWALHPSLTGLTEPLRDQAFWTWMQNTAVIFGVALVVALVASLLAGYALARLRPPGARWTARLLLASYFVPQIAVLVPVYQLFIWLGISDTFLAVILLYETLTVPFCTWLFYTHFTALSPDTEEAALLDGTRVQAFLRLTLRMSWPVIIAAGVFCVGMMASDLLYAGTFLIHHDQQTVTVGLAVISLDLGEFTQATGAIGIAALPIVLICLLFAPSYVRGLTMAMDEGA
- a CDS encoding extracellular solute-binding protein, translated to MADGPAEIRAEAAPSAEVVPEPAPALEGRLDRRRLLKGLGAGLAGIGLAPLLAACSSSNNAKITKAPVGAAPAGGTPSISVSKGASLSILMWNHFVPAFDTYFDKYAKDWGSANNVNVRVDHVDIAQLPGRLAAEAAAGRGHDLFAFAAQIQTRRYQNRLVDMTPLMDPMIKAYGDVIPIGKATSFIDGKWLGLPHFNVIIPPLVRTDLLKDNGLKTPVTWDDVLAAGKVLKPKNHAAGLAISHCNDANHNWRAVMWSFGASEVHEDGKTLALDTQEMKDFLTWAKQFQAEANSDEVYAWADVSDNQYLGSGTGFFIHDAISALRSLQGKNDELYNAIAILPEMKGPKAQLSMPDPQVFAIWNFTPKANVEAATSFLWTYMNNWKANFIASTGYNMPMFANQLVKPMPVLSEDPKFVVMQDYQGALLQTYGYPGPQTPAAEDVLAQYILPDMIGKMRGGGTVDDALKFGRDQIGPIYAKNYKSSLTPAPNVTAVPK
- a CDS encoding carbohydrate ABC transporter permease yields the protein MAGEVLDASAPARARQGTTWLTRALRESIVTWVGLAFFLVIALFPIAVMAVTSFKQGGDLIDLKTPPLWFHRAPTFSHYTYLFQQTKFLTWAGNTIVISFFTVVITLILAVPAAYALARLHFPNADNFGIGIFLTYLVPPALLFLPLTIILSRYVNLIDTKWALVVVYPTFTTPFCVWLLMGFFKTIPVEVEEAARVDGCSRLQAILRVVLPLSIPGLLTVAIFAFTLGMQEYIYALTFISNSLEKPVTIGVTSDLIRGDEYFWGELMAGALLAGIPVAILYNFFLDHFVEGISQGAIK
- a CDS encoding sugar ABC transporter permease, which encodes MRRLLRGEAAFGYLLMAPALIYLGLLLLYPLLLSIWFSLTDASTGQPFGSWVGLKNFTDLWSNETFRLALRNSFIFTFGSEIGKAILGTVLAFLLLRRFHGKKVLRALLVLPWTVPVALTTLGWLLLFDPTFNMLNRITGAIGIGYHPSWLGEPVPAMIAIMMANIWRGFPFSAIILLAGLTSVPPEILESAALDGAGFLRRFHYIIVPMIAPILFIGLLFDLVFSFTDLSVVYLLTRGGPENTTHILPELAYQNGIQGGDLAQGAAISLFMLPVFVIACVIMLRILRRREI